The genomic segment tttataacagcattatttttatgtagacaTGGAACTGTCAGACccatatttgtctttttctttacaTGTCCTTATTCAACAAGATCTCTTACAGAAGTTTAGGGGTTTCAATACATTCAATCAGCTGTTATTGAATCATTCTGGCTGCTTGAGTTtttgtataaatgtgttataGTACTGTATGTTGGACTTCattacacagaaacagacaatcTGTATGGTTTGCAGAGAGTCAGCAGGATGGATGTAATgagttatttattgttttgatatCATGATAACTGACTTGTAACCCAACACAACAgatcaatgaaaacacatataATAGAAACGTGGGCCAATCACTGGTGTCACGGTCTGCCTCTTCCCTGTCTGGCTGCTCCTTTACCTCAGCCGGCCACCCATCTTGCCCTTGCCACGACCTTTGGCGCTGAAAGGGTGCAGGAAAAGAACAGCAGACTTTAGCATAAGTGGAGGCCATTCGATTGCAGCACTCAGCAAATCAATCAACAAAACAGTGAACAGTGTATTTTGGTTCACACATAATTGATGGTAAAAACAGAAACCCCACCCCAAACCACAGGGCATGTTTTAAACCCTCAAGACAAGATCATGCAGAAATAATCAAATCTGGATTGTTCCCACGTGTGAAGATCTTTACTGCAAACGTGAGGCTTGTTTTGGCATTATGATGGTACCCAACATAATTTTCTGGAGATTGCAGCATATTCTCATAGTCTCAGACTTCCAACCGCTTTtctgacaaaatacattttccttttttgtaagAATACAGTACAGGATCTGTATCCCTaatgacactgaaaaaaaacgTTCCTTTAAAGTTTTGAAAGAGTTGTGTTCATGCTCAGATATTTAAGTATGCAGTCCTCAATAATTACACAACTTCTGCGGGGCAGTTTATTCTGTGTCACAATTTGTGCTGCAGCCATGTTACAGAGCCCTCCTTTAAATTAGCATGCCAGAAGCAACGTAAATGCAAACTTGTAAGGACATTTGAACAATGACAGAGGACATTCATAATGCAATGATTGAGATTGGTGGAGAATGATTGGCCTCAGAGAGGCACAGAGGGTTGTAGCTAATCTGCAGTTTGAGCATCTGTGTTTTAACATTCAAAGAATGTACTCAAGTTATAGTACTCTGTGATCTCTGATCCATCCATGTCTATAACGATAGGAAAGTGTGAAAGGGTATTTAGGTAATCAAAACAGAGACAAGACCAGCAGCTAGTCTTAATCATAATCCATTGTAAATCGACTCAGGGGTTTGTGTACTTACCTCTGGTGGTCCTGGACTCGGGCGAGAAGCTGGTTAATCTGAAAGGACACAAACCTTGCTAAGCATTTTAAAGAACACAGACAGGATACCTGACATGTCCAGCAGAGGTTACTGTGTTGCTGTGCGGATGCTCTGTGTACCCAACATATCCTTTACCCTTGGCCTTTCAGTATAAACTGATGTCGTTTGTCTCAAGATTTTACTTGAGACAAATTACATCATTGTAGAACTTGCAGCTGTGTGTTGGATGACTTACATCATACTTCTGTCTTTTGAGTTTCTCACTGAGATCAAACTTCTCAGCCTCCAGCCCCATCAGCCACTGCCACAGCTCATTGGCCTTCTCCCTAAACACAGACAATCAGAGGTCATAATAAGAGCATATCTACCAATGCCAAAAGTATATATTCAGAGTGCAATCTTTGAGACAATGTTCAAATAGACATGAAACCCTGCACAGCTTTGTCATACTTAAGTTTCTCCTCATTCAGATGATCAACATTGAGAGCCTTCCTGCGATCAGCCAggatcttcttctttttctccctctcagtTTGTTTCTTGCCTCCTCTTCTGCTCTCACCCTGTGTTGGTCAAATAAACAAGATACATAAATCAGTGTGACTGAAACAATCAGGTACATACTGTTCTTTGAATTCATCCTTGTCTACAACTGACTGATAAACTGactaaaagaaatggaaaatattatGACTACTCTAGTTAGCACAACAGAGTAACTTTTGCTTACACATTTAGCCTTTTTCTTGCCACGCTGGCGGCACCACTTCAgtctggtccagactgaaatatcttgagaactactggatggatttaGATGAAtcttggtacagacattcatggccgcaagaggataaatcctactgactttggagATCTGTAAAAACttccctgacctttcatctagcaccatcatcagttccaatactttggtttatgacctgtACAACTAATGACATGTATTACCCgcctcagctttactttgtgttaagtgctttAGAAAACACCACTGTGTttaagcacagcctcacagagcagctagtgtagctgtagactcttagtcttgttcaagTATATTCTAACATCAGTAATTGTATTTTCACCTGTGCACATTTCAAATGATGTTTTGTATTCAAATACTTTCGGAAAGGCAAGATTGTCAAAGTAGCTTACAGTGATGCTGATATGGGACATTCAGGGAGACTATTACATTTACGTTTGAccctgttttcctttttaaagccAATCTGAAAGATAGTCACCACTTTTAGGGACATCCCTGAATTGGAGAGGGGTTGGTTTACAGCGTGCATTCATACTTCAGTGGTTACAGTTTGGTGACCCTGCGTAACAAAGTAAGTTAATAGAAAGAGCTATTTTTGTACTTCTACATCAAGTCAAGCAACAGCATGTCTACTTAAGATGGATTTTGGAGTACTTTTTCCATCCCTGTTCATTATGTTTCCCATTGAAATACTATGAGCCATGAGAAGTTGAATGACCTTTTGTCCAGCACTGTACTGCTGTGTCATGTTTGAGAGGGCCTTCTTCTTCTTGAAGTCCTCATCCTGCTTCTTGCggtgctcctcctgctccttccGCTCTTTTTCCTCCTGTATCCAGCACAGGTCGATCATTTAGAGAAGAAACTGATGTCTTCATGTTGTCTGGTATGATGTGCCATAGTGTTGAGGATATGAGTAAATGTACACTGAGACCGTACCGCAAGTCTGGcctgcctctccttctctctctctgtgcggACCCtttgctgctctgctctctcaGCACGACGTTTCTCctataaaacagacaaagacgGTCATGGTGATTTTGACCAAACAGAAACACCACGATTCCTCTTTGACTGACACACTCACAATTCTGTTAACAAGGGCGatgagctcctcctcctctttcttcctctggaTGAAGTGAGCCTCGATCAGAGACTGCAGCTCAGACAGATCCTTCTCCTGACGCTTCCTGTGGATGTCCTGccatcagaaaaacaaatcaggGTCAGACATTATTAGAATGTATCTGTTGTTTGTGAAATCTGAACCAAATTGATGTTTCTATCAAGAAGGAGGCTTTTAATAAGGTCGACTCACATCAAAATCCACTTTTTCGCCATCAGGGATCTTTGGGGCGGTAATATTTGTCATAAACCTGTGGAGGTGAACAGTTTATTATTGCTTAATCTGCCATAAGTGGTGTTTTTAACTGGTTAACTAAAGAGAGCTAAGACACTTACTTAGGCTTGGGCTTTGACTCATCTAGgataaggaaa from the Siniperca chuatsi isolate FFG_IHB_CAS linkage group LG4, ASM2008510v1, whole genome shotgun sequence genome contains:
- the tnnt2d gene encoding troponin T2d, cardiac isoform X1 — translated: MSDTEEVVEEEVQEEEVQEEATDESKPKPKFMTNITAPKIPDGEKVDFDDIHRKRQEKDLSELQSLIEAHFIQRKKEEEELIALVNRIEKRRAERAEQQRVRTEREKERQARLAEEKERKEQEEHRKKQDEDFKKKKALSNMTQQYSAGQKGESRRGGKKQTEREKKKKILADRRKALNVDHLNEEKLKEKANELWQWLMGLEAEKFDLSEKLKRQKYDINQLLARVQDHQSAKGRGKGKMGGRLR
- the tnnt2d gene encoding troponin T2d, cardiac isoform X2, with the translated sequence MSDTEEVVEEEVQEEEDESKPKPKFMTNITAPKIPDGEKVDFDDIHRKRQEKDLSELQSLIEAHFIQRKKEEEELIALVNRIEKRRAERAEQQRVRTEREKERQARLAEEKERKEQEEHRKKQDEDFKKKKALSNMTQQYSAGQKGESRRGGKKQTEREKKKKILADRRKALNVDHLNEEKLKEKANELWQWLMGLEAEKFDLSEKLKRQKYDINQLLARVQDHQSAKGRGKGKMGGRLR